One segment of Drosophila ananassae strain 14024-0371.13 chromosome 3R, ASM1763931v2, whole genome shotgun sequence DNA contains the following:
- the LOC6505821 gene encoding uncharacterized protein LOC6505821, which produces MKRKTHLIFLIVSCILFAKSSAEENNELETVKTLAQSLAKIVSKYRNEFETDGNLDELKDVISTIDTSMLEYQGLARNQLDSLRTSYSAAHLTYQATVDPVFQWCVSINSTLNLFITQIGNEGLSQSDRNSIWKILVQGVLISGIDTADNSLKQLNHLQNKTKALNRILVQMLKSIDDDFRPNGYYEKRRQEIMDRYTTPKPGHTAAQALDVILRFFKAIVAFLKAPHRGVEPFVEEFNRNGLNDVMDQRHNPTYQEEVAAIKLFFTVLGNQIKKAESISDKVSNEFEVDKSNLEHLSGINKENIFKWLESNPELRAQLIPSFQELGRVCEGYQIIRSNFYDAGARRRRL; this is translated from the exons atgaaaagaaaaacacacttgatatttttaatagtATCATGTATATTGTTTGCTAAATCTAGCGCGGAGGAAAATAATGAACTGGAAACTGTTAAAACCTTGGCTCAAAGCTTAGCTAAAATTGTGAGCAAGTACAGAAACGAGTTTGAAACAGATGGCAACTTGGATGAGTTGAAAGATGTGATTTCTACCATTGACACTTCGATGCTAGAGTACCAAGGATTGGCCAGAAACCAATTGGATTCGTTGCGTACATCGTACAGTGCGGCGCATCTCACATACCAGGCAACTGTCGATCCGGTGTTCCAGTGGTGTGTCTCCATCAACAGCACCCTTAACCTTTTCATAACCCAAATAGGCAATGAAGGCTTGTCACAATCGGATCGCAATTCAATTTGGAAGATTTTGGTCCAAGGTGTACTCATCAGCGGCATAGATACAGCTGATAACTCCTTGAAGCAGCTGAATCATTTGCAAAATAAGACGAAAGCTCTGAATAGGATTTTGGTCCAAATGCTGAAAAGTATCGATGACGATTTCCGCCCAAACGGCTACTATGAAAAGCGGAGACAGGAGATAATGGACAGATATACTACACCGAAACCAGGCCACACAGCAGCGCAAGCTTTGGATGTCATTCTTCGATTCTTTAAAGCCATTGTCGCTTTCTTGAAGGCCCCTCATAGAGGTGTGGAACCATTCGTGGAGGAGTTTAATCGGAATGGACTGAATGATGTCATGGATCAACGCCATAACCCAACATACCAGGAAGAAGTTGCTgctattaaattatttttcacagTTTTGGGTAATCAGATCAAGAAAGCAGAGTCGATTTCCGATAAGGTATCTAACGAATTCGAGGTCGACAAAAGCAACTTAGAACATCTTTCGGGGATCAATAAGGAA aacaTATTCAAATGGCTGGAGAGCAATCCCGAACTCAGAGCTCAACTTATTCCCAGCTTCCAGGAATTAGGAAGAGTCTGCGAAGGTTATCAAATTATACGATCAAACTTCTACGATGCAGGAGCTCGGAGGCGCAGACTGTAA
- the LOC6505832 gene encoding uncharacterized protein LOC6505832, translated as MAKRCRWCRVSRDCVLHINVVLIVIGLIFMLDVFSHLYLRSTMFPDIRLYPVVIRGWLFWIRGLTMLSYIAEAILGIWMAKQPSLIKYGGYILIGLAVLLYTVSIAVTRFMYRDRFEYFAQLLVYQMWLKRTLGTIEAEFSCCGMVGVIDYQTPSANRTWSSGSCCSEPNCPGCNPKVEEYLWTIEMDVARDNIIVSVFLALGMIVMLMHFHGVNFYEDLLEDDSDDTTKATEEENSKNISFGEESSQPSDRNSDYLRK; from the coding sequence ATGGCAAAGCGGTGCCGCTGGTGCCGGGTGTCGCGCGACTGCGTCCTGCACATTAATGTGGTGCTAATTGTGATAGGGCTGATCTTTATGTTAGACGTGTTCAGCCACCTCTACCTGAGGTCGACAATGTTCCCCGACATTCGTTTATATCCAGTGGTGATTCGTGGTTGGCTGTTCTGGATTCGCGGACTGACGATGCTTTCCTACATAGCAGAAGCTATCCTTGGCATTTGGATGGCCAAGCAACCTAGCCTCATTAAGTATGGAGGGTATATACTGATCGGCCTTGCCGTGCTCCTTTACACTGTGAGTATAGCGGTGACCCGCTTCATGTACCGCGACAGATTCGAGTACTTCGCCCAGTTGCTCGTCTACCAAATGTGGCTGAAGAGAACCCTGGGAACGATCGAGGCCGAATTCAGTTGCTGTGGCATGGTGGGAGTGATCGACTACCAGACCCCGTCTGCCAATCGCACTTGGAGCAGTGGCTCTTGTTGCAGCGAGCCGAATTGCCCCGGCTGCAATCCGAAGGTGGAGGAGTATCTTTGGACCATTGAGATGGATGTGGCGCGCGACAACATCATAGTGTCAGTATTCTTGGCGTTGGGCATGATCGTCATGCTAATGCATTTCCATGGCGTCAATTTCTACGAGGACCTGTTAGAGGATGATTCCGATGATACTACTAAAGCTACTGAGGAGGAAAATTCCAAGAATATTTCGTTCGGGGAAGAGTCCTCACAACCTTCGGACCGTAACAGTGATTATTTGAGAAAGTAA